The following coding sequences are from one Methanobrevibacter arboriphilus JCM 13429 = DSM 1125 window:
- the cfbD gene encoding Ni-sirohydrochlorin a,c-diamide reductive cyclase catalytic subunit, with protein sequence MHPRPSPIAASLYTLRDLNADVIIMHGPHGCCFRTGRLLESDGVRVLTTAMAENDFIFGASEKLEETLRKADKMFNPKLVGIVGTCASMIIGEDLKEAVENVETDAIVLPVESHGGFGEGDNTEGAIAVLEVAVKHGVIPKEEADRQIKMLKLATKIEKTRGMAKGDYIKPNFGDNKEEVAKVLIQNIEEGKKVAFVLNAKKETSYLFADVLNVDFKNINKSNKPIFIANLDENIGLPRIRDHAKNIAKELRQNGISIDYTTGGLDEYPITPRKAEEILKEENFDLILVSGVPHALKIEELNPKTKTIAVTDGPRLVEPLRQLGYNYVVAELDAHSKTLGTSEIVDSDFGMMIRTVIDWNNDK encoded by the coding sequence ATGCATCCAAGACCAAGCCCAATAGCTGCTTCGCTTTATACATTGAGAGATCTTAATGCTGATGTTATTATAATGCATGGCCCTCATGGTTGTTGTTTTAGAACAGGAAGACTTCTTGAAAGTGATGGAGTAAGAGTTTTAACAACAGCTATGGCAGAAAACGATTTTATATTTGGAGCTAGTGAAAAATTAGAAGAAACACTGAGAAAAGCAGATAAGATGTTTAATCCAAAATTAGTTGGAATAGTAGGAACCTGTGCAAGTATGATAATAGGTGAAGATCTTAAAGAGGCTGTTGAAAATGTAGAAACAGATGCTATTGTTTTACCAGTAGAATCTCATGGAGGGTTTGGTGAAGGAGATAATACTGAAGGTGCAATAGCTGTGTTGGAAGTAGCTGTAAAACATGGAGTAATTCCAAAAGAAGAAGCAGATAGACAGATAAAAATGCTTAAATTAGCTACTAAAATTGAAAAAACAAGAGGAATGGCGAAAGGGGACTATATTAAGCCAAATTTCGGAGATAATAAAGAAGAAGTAGCTAAAGTACTTATTCAAAATATTGAAGAAGGGAAAAAAGTAGCATTTGTGCTTAATGCTAAAAAAGAAACAAGTTATTTGTTTGCTGATGTTTTAAATGTTGATTTTAAAAATATTAATAAATCAAATAAACCAATATTCATAGCTAACCTTGATGAAAACATTGGACTTCCAAGAATAAGAGACCATGCTAAAAATATAGCAAAAGAATTAAGACAAAATGGAATATCCATTGATTACACTACTGGAGGGTTGGATGAATACCCAATAACTCCACGAAAAGCTGAAGAAATTTTAAAAGAAGAAAATTTTGATTTAATATTAGTATCCGGAGTTCCACATGCATTAAAAATTGAAGAACTTAATCCAAAGACAAAAACGATAGCTGTTACAGATGGTCCACGACTAGTCGAACCTCTTAGACAATTAGGATACAATTATGTTGTAGCTGAATTAGATGCTCATTCAAAAACATTAGGAACTAGTGAAATTGTAGATTCTGACTTTGGTATGATGATTAGAACAGTCATTGATTGGAATAATGATAAATAG
- the hisH gene encoding imidazole glycerol phosphate synthase subunit HisH, whose translation MITIIDYGSGNLRSISNGFSKINVKSNVTKDPEKISGAEYLVLPGVGAFGQIMNNIEPYKKLIIEHISEDKPFLGVCLGLQALLSSSEETPGVKGLDIFKGKVKKLPIENGLKIPHMGWNRLDMTLCESKKSCSIIDGIDQDYFYFVHSYYASPEDEEVISGTTEYGFDVTAVLHQNNVFATQFHPEKSGVPGLKMLKNFVSMQL comes from the coding sequence ATGATTACAATTATTGATTACGGAAGTGGAAATCTTAGGAGCATTTCTAATGGATTTTCTAAGATTAATGTAAAGTCAAATGTTACAAAAGATCCTGAAAAAATATCAGGTGCTGAATATTTAGTTTTGCCTGGAGTCGGTGCATTTGGGCAAATTATGAATAATATTGAACCTTATAAAAAACTTATAATCGAACATATTTCAGAAGATAAGCCGTTTCTAGGAGTTTGCTTAGGATTACAAGCATTATTATCCAGTAGTGAAGAAACTCCTGGTGTTAAAGGACTAGATATTTTTAAAGGAAAAGTTAAAAAGCTTCCAATAGAAAATGGTCTTAAAATTCCCCATATGGGATGGAATCGCCTTGATATGACTTTATGTGAAAGTAAAAAAAGTTGTTCTATTATAGATGGGATAGACCAAGATTATTTCTATTTCGTCCATTCATATTATGCATCTCCAGAAGATGAAGAAGTTATATCTGGAACTACAGAATATGGTTTTGATGTTACAGCTGTTTTACATCAAAATAATGTGTTCGCAACCCAATTTCATCCAGAAAAAAGCGGAGTTCCTGGCCTAAAAATGTTAAAGAATTTCGTTTCAATGCAACTATAA